From Gammaproteobacteria bacterium:
GCGCGACCTGCGGGGCGCCGATCATGCTCGACGACAAGCAGCGGCGGATCCGCGTGATCGTGCCGAACCTGATGGGGTACGACTCGGCTCGGCTGCAGCCGACGTATCACGCGTTCTTCGACGCGTCCTCAGGCGGTCAACGCCCGAACGACGGCCGCCCGGTCTACGAGGGCCTGCGCCCCGACTTCGTCTGGCCGGCTTCCGCCTGACCGTTCTCGTCTTCGGGCCGGGGCCGCGCGCGACGCCGAGCGGCCCCGGCGCCGAGCGACTCTGACGTGGAGACTCTGACGCCCCAGCGGCCCGGGCGCCGCGACTCCGCGCGTAGCGGCCCCCGCGTCGAGCAGCCCTCGGGTCGCCCTTGAGAGCCGGCCCCGGCTCCGAGGCGGCTCAGCGCGTACGTCAGCGCGTGTACGCGATCCGGTAAATCACGTCTCCGTCGTCGTCGCTCAAGAGCAGCGAGCCGTCGCTCGCCTGCACGAGGCTCGAAGGCCGCGCCCAGGGTGCGCCGTCCTCGGTGATGAAGCCGACCAGGAAGTCGACGTACTCGCCGGTCGGCACGCCGTTCTCGATCGGGACGCGCACGACCTTGTGGCCGGTGCGGTCCTCGCGGTTCCAGGAGCCGTGGAACACCGCGAAGGCATCGCCGACGTACTCGTCGGGAAACGCCGCGGGGCCCGAGCTCTCGGTGTAGAACGTGAACCCGACCGCGGCGGAATGCGCCTGATACGGCACGTCCGGCGTGATCGTCTTGCCGGCAAGGTCCGGCCGCTCGCCTTCGTGCCGCGGGTCCTCGTTGTCGCCCATGTAGTACCACGGCCAGCCGTAGAAGCCGCCTTCTCGTACTCGCGTGGAGTAGTCCGGGACGAGGTTGTCGCCGAGGCCGTCCCGCTCGTTCACGGTGCACCAGAGATCGCCGGTGTCGGGCTGAATCGCGAGCGCCACGCAGTTGCGGATGCCTGTGGCGAACATCTTGCCCGGCTCGTCGGAGCCGACCTCGAACACGAGCACGCCGGCCCGATTGGTCTCGTCGCCCCATGCGGCGCCGAGCCCGTGCTCGGCTTCCCACGCCTGGATCTCCTCCGGCGTCTTCTTCGGCATGTCCTCGGCCACGTTCGATTCCGACCCGACCGAGACGAACATGCGCTCGCCGTCCGGCGAAAAGACGAGATCGCGCGTGTAGTGCCCCTCCGTGGTCTCCGCGAGCTGCGGCACGACGACCTCCGGCTCGCCTGACGCCTCCGTGTCGCCGGCGTCGTAGGCGTATCGAACGACGCGGTTGTTCTCGGCGACGTACAGCCACTCGGGCTCGTCCGCGGGGTAGA
This genomic window contains:
- a CDS encoding PQQ-dependent sugar dehydrogenase codes for the protein MLIPRFALAGAAVVLIAPMLLSSPASAQSSQNAPDWTNDAPGRVHRIDVAALPEPFATPSNVNFPRVVPKPDSASLELPSGFTIDVFTRDVDGPRTMRVAPNGDIFVAETRAGRIKVLRPSADGASVASTTTFAEGLTRPFGMQFYPADEPEWLYVAENNRVVRYAYDAGDTEASGEPEVVVPQLAETTEGHYTRDLVFSPDGERMFVSVGSESNVAEDMPKKTPEEIQAWEAEHGLGAAWGDETNRAGVLVFEVGSDEPGKMFATGIRNCVALAIQPDTGDLWCTVNERDGLGDNLVPDYSTRVREGGFYGWPWYYMGDNEDPRHEGERPDLAGKTITPDVPYQAHSAAVGFTFYTESSGPAAFPDEYVGDAFAVFHGSWNREDRTGHKVVRVPIENGVPTGEYVDFLVGFITEDGAPWARPSSLVQASDGSLLLSDDDGDVIYRIAYTR